A stretch of Paenibacillus sp. URB8-2 DNA encodes these proteins:
- a CDS encoding heptaprenylglyceryl phosphate synthase, producing the protein MTVVRQMIENWRHVFKLDPDRDIGEEELRAVCQSGTDAILVGGSTGITYVNTARLMSRIQGYGVTCAQEVSDLSAVVPGFDAYMIPMVLNTPDSAWIIGHHRRAVERYGDFIPWELLLTEGYIVLNGNSAVARLTGADTGLSADGAAACAHIADKLMTLPIVYLEYSGSFGDVETMKAVREAVGRARLFYGGGVAGQEEAKLAASLADTVVVGNIIYSDIGRALSTVNAVKQTPPSSE; encoded by the coding sequence ATGACTGTGGTGCGACAAATGATTGAGAACTGGCGTCATGTGTTCAAGCTGGACCCGGACCGCGATATCGGTGAAGAAGAGCTGAGGGCAGTCTGCCAGTCTGGTACGGATGCCATTTTGGTGGGCGGGTCTACAGGCATCACCTATGTTAATACCGCCCGTCTCATGTCCAGAATACAGGGTTACGGTGTGACGTGCGCTCAGGAAGTGTCTGATCTATCCGCTGTCGTGCCCGGCTTTGACGCCTATATGATTCCCATGGTGCTGAATACTCCCGATTCGGCATGGATTATCGGCCACCATCGAAGAGCCGTCGAGCGATACGGTGATTTTATCCCCTGGGAGCTGCTGTTGACCGAGGGTTATATTGTGCTGAACGGAAATTCCGCCGTGGCCCGCCTGACCGGTGCGGATACGGGGCTGTCGGCGGACGGAGCGGCTGCCTGTGCGCATATTGCGGACAAGCTTATGACTCTGCCTATCGTCTATCTGGAATACAGCGGCAGCTTTGGAGATGTGGAGACAATGAAAGCCGTGCGCGAAGCCGTAGGCCGTGCCCGTCTTTTCTACGGCGGAGGAGTTGCCGGACAAGAAGAGGCGAAGCTTGCGGCTTCTCTGGCCGATACGGTTGTCGTGGGTAACATTATTTATAGTGATATCGGGCGGGCGCTGTCGACGGTCAACGCGGTTAAGCAGACGCCGCCATCTAGCGAATGA
- a CDS encoding phosphatidylinositol-specific phospholipase C/glycerophosphodiester phosphodiesterase family protein, producing MKKKTVLSFAILFSMALILLLVNSRNDEDESGTGLAAYRVVAHAMGSVNGHKYTNVFEAFVANYEEGTRLFETDLLITSDGRLVARHEWTKNMSKELGQLDVLPADKQGKALSYDDFMNTPILDIYSPMDWDTVLDLLQHYPDAYLVTDIKKSGGTFGKEFEMLVEATRERNPALLSRIIPQIYNRPMLEQLNRIYAFPHVIYTLYESQDTDEQVIGFAKETGVDITMPVSRANAGFVSRLKDAGVRVYVHTVNDMREIRRLDRLGVDGFYTDFVSENEVKTSGGLWQSLWRQ from the coding sequence ATGAAGAAAAAAACAGTATTGTCGTTTGCGATTCTGTTCTCGATGGCTTTAATCTTATTGCTGGTGAATTCTCGTAATGATGAAGATGAGTCCGGAACGGGACTGGCCGCTTACCGGGTTGTCGCCCATGCGATGGGGAGTGTAAACGGTCATAAGTATACCAACGTCTTCGAAGCTTTTGTCGCCAATTATGAAGAAGGCACGAGGCTGTTCGAGACTGATCTGCTCATAACGAGCGACGGCAGGCTGGTGGCCAGGCATGAGTGGACGAAAAATATGAGCAAGGAGCTAGGACAACTGGACGTTCTGCCTGCGGACAAGCAGGGGAAAGCTCTCAGCTACGATGATTTTATGAACACGCCGATCCTGGATATCTACTCTCCGATGGATTGGGATACCGTTCTTGATCTGCTGCAGCATTATCCGGATGCTTACCTTGTGACAGACATCAAGAAATCCGGCGGGACGTTCGGGAAGGAATTTGAAATGCTGGTGGAAGCGACCCGGGAGCGCAATCCTGCGCTGCTCAGCCGGATTATTCCGCAGATTTACAACCGCCCGATGCTGGAACAACTGAACAGGATTTATGCTTTTCCGCATGTGATCTATACCTTGTATGAATCTCAAGACACCGATGAGCAGGTCATCGGATTTGCCAAAGAAACGGGTGTCGATATCACGATGCCTGTCAGCCGCGCAAATGCCGGGTTTGTAAGCAGGCTAAAGGACGCCGGCGTGCGCGTGTACGTCCACACTGTCAATGATATGAGGGAAATTCGCAGGCTGGACCGTTTGGGGGTGGACGGATTTTACACCGATTTTGTCTCCGAAAACGAGGTGAAGACGTCGGGGGGACTATGGCAGTCTTTGTGGCGGCAATAG